GCCACCACCACAGCGCCTCGGCGACGTTGCCGCTGCGGTAGTGCCGCAGCCCGTTGTCGAGGTCCGCCGCGATGCTGACCATGTCGTCGGAGAGCTGGCTCTCGACCACCTCGGGCAGGTACGGGTCGAAGACGAAGCTGTAGGTGTCGAGGTTGTCGAGCAGCTTGGCCAGCGAGATGCGCAGGTCGTCGATGCCCTCGGGGTCCGGACCGACGTCCGGCTGGAACTCCTGGACCGGCGCGAAGTCCTGCTGGGCGCCGAGGCGGGCGCCCGCGAGCAGGATCTGCGAGACCTCCAGCAGCAGCATCGGCACGGCGACACCGGCGGACTCCTCGCGGGCGATCGCGTTGAGCGCGATCAGGAAGCTCTCGACCTGATCGGCGATCTGCGCGGCGAACTCACCGTGCTCGGCGTCGAGCGGTGTGAGGTGCTTGTCAGCCATCTGCGGACCTCCGTCCAGCGAATGCACGTCCCAGGGTCACTTCGTCGGCGTACTCGAGGTCGCCGCCCACAGGTAGTCCACTGGCAAGTCGGGTCACGCGCAACCCCAACGGCTTCAGGTTGCGGGTGAGGAACGTCGCGGTGGCCTCGCCCTCGAGGTTCGGGTCGGTCGCCAGGATGACCTCCTGGACGGTGCCGTCGGCCAGCCGCATCAGCAGCTCGCGGATCCGCAGCTGGTCGGGCCCGATGCCGTCGATGGGGCTGATCGCGCCGCCGAGCACGTGGTACCGGCCCTTGAACTCACGCGTGCGCTCGATCGCGGCGACGTCCTTGTACTCCTCGACGACGCAGATGACGCTCGGGTCACGCCGCGGGTCGCGGCAGATCCGGCACTGCTCCTCCTCGGAGACGTTGAAGCAGATGCTGCAGAACTTCACGCGCTGCTTGACCTGGATGAGGACCTCGGCCAGCCGGCGTACGTCCTCGGGCTCGGCCTGGAGGAGGTGGAACGCGATGCGCTGGGCGCTCTTCGGACCGACGCCCGGCAGGCGGCCGAGCTCGTCGATGAGGTCCTGGACGATGCCTTCGTACAAGTCCGGTGTGTCCTCAGGCCATGCCCGGGATGCCGCGGCTCAGGCCGCCGGTGATCATGCCGATCGACTCCTCGGACGTGGCGTCGGCCTTCGCCTTCGCATCGCGGTACGCCGCGACGATCATGTCGCCGAGGTCGGCCAGCTCGTCGGGGTTGGAGCCGTCGAACTCACCCGCCTTGACCTGGACGCCGAGCAGCTCGCCGTGGCCGTTGACGGTCGCCGTCACGGCACCTCCTGCAACCGTGCCCTCGAACCGGGTGTTGGCCAGCGCCTCCTGGGCGACCGCGAGGTCGTCCTTCATCTGCTGTGCCTGCTGGAGCAGGGCGGCCATGTCGAAGCCGCCCTCGCCCCCGAACGGGTTCTGCGTCATGTCTGTGTTCTCCCTCAGCCGTCGTGGCGGATCTCGTCGATGATGGTGGCGCCCAGCTCGCGCTGGAGCAGCTCGGCGCCGCTGAGCCCGACGGACTCGACGTCCGGGTCGTCGGGGTGTGCCTCGGCGTCGGCGGCGAACGGGTCGGGTCGCTGCGGCTGCTGCCCGGGCTCGGTGGCTGCCTGCCGCAGCGCCTCACGCGCGACGTGGGCCGTCGGACGCTCGCCCGCCGCCACGGACCCCGCGGCCTGCTCTGCGGAAAGGGCACGGCGGTCCTCGCCGGCGTCGTCGTCGGGCTCGTCGCCCATCGGCGGCTCGGGGACGCCCTGGACGGGCGCCGCACTCACGGAGGCCGTCGGACCACCCTGCGACACGATCGCCTCGACCCGCCAGGCGTGACCGACGACCTTGACGCCGGCCTTGCTGACCAGGTCGGCGTGGTCGCCGCGGGCGAAGCTGTCGCGCGCGCCCGCACTGTCGAAGCCCAGCGTGAGCGTCGTGTCGTCGACGGAGACCACCTGCGCGTTGTTGGTGAGCAGCATCCACGTGAGCCGGCGCATGCCCTTGATCTGGTCGACCATGTCGGGCCAGAGGCGGCGCACGTCCGGGAGGCCGAAGCGGGTGCCGGACGACGCGGGCGGGGCAGCGGCCGCCGGGGCAGCGGCCGCCGGGGCAGCGGCCGCCGGCGGAGCTGCGGCCGACGACGGGGCGGCAGGCGCCGAGGGCTGCGGCGCGGCGACCGCGACAGGCGGAGCCGCCGGAGCCGCCGGAGCCGCCGGGGCCACCGGGACTGCCGGGACTGCCGGGACTGCCGGGGGTGTGGCCTGCTCGGCAGGGCGTGCGCCGCCGGAGCCGGGACGCACGGCATCCCACCCGTGCCCTTCCACGGCGGGGGCGGCGGGGGCACTCGGTGTGACGGCAGCCGGGGCAGGCGCAGCCGGGGCAGGCGCAGCCGGAGCAGCAGGGACCGGCGCAGGCGCCTGGGCCTGCGGGCGCGCGGAACCCGGCACGGACCCGGCGACCGACCGGGCAGCGGCCCGCGCGGCGGCGAGGCCCGACTGGGCTGCGCCGACGCCGCGCTGGGCGACGGCAGCGCCGGCATCGGCGACCGCATGACCGGCCTCGGCGACGGCGGCACGCGTCGCGCCCGACGGCGCGTCCGCGGCACCCGATGCGGGGACCGACGAGGGGACCGCTGCCGGCGACGCCACACCCGTCATCGACGCACGGCGCTCGAGCCGGTCGAGGCGGGCGAGGACGCCGTCGGAGGTGTCGTCGGCACCGGGCAGCAGGACGCGGGCGCAGATCAGCTCGAGGAGGAGGCGCGGAGCCGTGGCCCCCCGCATCTCGGTGAGGCCCTTGGCGACCAGGTCCGCGGCACGCGAGAGCTCGATCGCGCCGAACCGCTGGGCCTGCGCCACGAGGCGCTCCCCCGCGTCCTCCGCGACGTCGATCAGGCCGGTCGCGGGGGCATCGGGCACGGCCGCCACGATCACCAGGTCACGCAGCCGGCGCAGCAGGTCCTCGGTGAACCGGCGCGGGTCCTGACCGGTCTCGATGACCTTGTCGACGACGCCGAAGACCCCCGAGCCGTCGCGGGCCGCGAAGGCGTCGACGACCTCGTCCAGCAGCGAGTCCGGCGTGTAGCCGAGCAGGCCGGCTGCGAGGTCGTAGGTCACGCCCGCGGGCCCGGCTCCTCCGAGGAGCTGGTCGAGGACGGACAGGGTGTCGCGCGCCGAGCCACCACCCGCGCGCACCACGAGCGGCAGCGCCGCGGGCTCGATCGCCACCCCTTCGGCCTCACAGAGCTGGCCGAGGTAGCCGCTGAGCAGCCTGGGCGGGATCAGCCGGAAGGGGTAGTGGTGCGTGCGCGAGCGGATGGTCGGGAGGACCTTCTCCGGCTCGGTCGTCGCGAAGACGAAGCGCAGGTGCGGCGGGGGCTCCTCGACGAGCTTGAGCAGGGCGTTGAAGCCCTGCGTCGTGACCATGTGGGCCTCGTCGATGATGTAGATCTTGTAGCGGCTCTTCACCGGGGCGAAGAACGCCTTCTCGCGCAGGTCGCGGGCGTCGTCGACGCCACCGTGCGAGGCAGCGTCGATCTCGATGACGTCGATCGAGCCCGGCCCACCGCGTGCGAGGTCACGGCACGACTCGCACTCACCGCACGGGTCGGAGATCGGGGCCTTCTCGCAGTTGAGCGCCCGGGCGAGGATGCGCGCCGACGTCGTCTTGCCGCAGCCACGCGGGCCCGAGAAGAGGTAGGCGTGGTTGACGCGGTTGTTGGCGAGGGCAGCACGCAGCGGCTCGGTGACGTGGTCCTGGCCGATGACCTCGGCGAACGTCTCGGGCCGGTAGCGCCGGTAGAGCGCGAGAGGTGCTTCCACGTCCCGAACCCTAGTTGCCGGCACTGACACGCACCATGACAGGTCGCCCGCCGGTCACGGTTCCAGCCGCGTGAACCAGCGGCCGAGGTGGCCGCCCTGCCCCGGGCACGTGACGTTGCGGTCACGCCCGTCCTCGACCCACTGGGCGAGGACACCGGGACCTCCGGCGTACGACCAGGAGGGGGCACACCGGGCGAGGGCGGTGGCCATCGAGGTCTCGCCGGCCGCACGCCACTCGGGGGCGCCCCCGGTCGTGTGAGCGCCGAGGACGCGGGTCCACAGCGAGCGGACCGAGTAGTAGCCCACTGCGAGTCCCGCGTCGCGGTAGCCGCGGACGGTGCCCTCGACCACGGCGGCGTTGTCCGCCGTGCTGCTGCTCCAGTCGAAGTCCGGCACCGGCTCGACGTCCACCCAGACGGCAGGGCTGTCCAGTCCGGCCGCCCGCATCACCCTCACGGAGTACGCCGCGGCCGCATAGCCCGCGTTGTGCAGGGCGCCGAGGCGGGTCCGCCCGTCGAAGGGACCGTCGTCCCTCACCTGCGCGAGCGTGCTGGCCGAGGGCCATGACACCACGGCGTACGCCGAAGCGAGCAGGCCATGCGAGCGGGCCCAGCCGACCTGGTCGGCCAGGCACGGGTTCGGCGTGAAGCTCGGCCCGTTGGTCAGCCCGAGCACGACGAACTCCGCGTCGTCGGTGGGCATCGGCGAGCCCTTCGACCGCTTCTGCGGGATGCCCATGCCCTTCGGGCACTGGGGCCAGCTGGCGTCTGCACCGACGACCCGGCGGTCCGGGCCGTCGGGAACGGCGGTGCGGGAACGGGCGTTGACCGAGGCGATGACGTCGTCGAGGTTCGCCGGCACCGAGATGTCCGGCCCACCGGGCGTCGAGGCGGACGGCCGCGCGGGCTCCACTGCCTGCGAAGGCCGGTCAGGCGCACCCGCGGCACCCGGCGTGGGCGTCCCTCCCCCGCACCCGGCCAGC
The sequence above is a segment of the Nocardioides jiangxiensis genome. Coding sequences within it:
- a CDS encoding DUF5063 domain-containing protein encodes the protein MADKHLTPLDAEHGEFAAQIADQVESFLIALNAIAREESAGVAVPMLLLEVSQILLAGARLGAQQDFAPVQEFQPDVGPDPEGIDDLRISLAKLLDNLDTYSFVFDPYLPEVVESQLSDDMVSIAADLDNGLRHYRSGNVAEALWWWQFSYVSSWGNLAGAALNALLAVITHDRLDAEFTGEDEEIAAAEELLSD
- the recR gene encoding recombination mediator RecR, which codes for MYEGIVQDLIDELGRLPGVGPKSAQRIAFHLLQAEPEDVRRLAEVLIQVKQRVKFCSICFNVSEEEQCRICRDPRRDPSVICVVEEYKDVAAIERTREFKGRYHVLGGAISPIDGIGPDQLRIRELLMRLADGTVQEVILATDPNLEGEATATFLTRNLKPLGLRVTRLASGLPVGGDLEYADEVTLGRAFAGRRSADG
- a CDS encoding YbaB/EbfC family nucleoid-associated protein; this translates as MTQNPFGGEGGFDMAALLQQAQQMKDDLAVAQEALANTRFEGTVAGGAVTATVNGHGELLGVQVKAGEFDGSNPDELADLGDMIVAAYRDAKAKADATSEESIGMITGGLSRGIPGMA
- a CDS encoding DNA polymerase III subunit gamma and tau; protein product: MEAPLALYRRYRPETFAEVIGQDHVTEPLRAALANNRVNHAYLFSGPRGCGKTTSARILARALNCEKAPISDPCGECESCRDLARGGPGSIDVIEIDAASHGGVDDARDLREKAFFAPVKSRYKIYIIDEAHMVTTQGFNALLKLVEEPPPHLRFVFATTEPEKVLPTIRSRTHHYPFRLIPPRLLSGYLGQLCEAEGVAIEPAALPLVVRAGGGSARDTLSVLDQLLGGAGPAGVTYDLAAGLLGYTPDSLLDEVVDAFAARDGSGVFGVVDKVIETGQDPRRFTEDLLRRLRDLVIVAAVPDAPATGLIDVAEDAGERLVAQAQRFGAIELSRAADLVAKGLTEMRGATAPRLLLELICARVLLPGADDTSDGVLARLDRLERRASMTGVASPAAVPSSVPASGAADAPSGATRAAVAEAGHAVADAGAAVAQRGVGAAQSGLAAARAAARSVAGSVPGSARPQAQAPAPVPAAPAAPAPAAPAPAAVTPSAPAAPAVEGHGWDAVRPGSGGARPAEQATPPAVPAVPAVPVAPAAPAAPAAPPVAVAAPQPSAPAAPSSAAAPPAAAAPAAAAPAAAAPPASSGTRFGLPDVRRLWPDMVDQIKGMRRLTWMLLTNNAQVVSVDDTTLTLGFDSAGARDSFARGDHADLVSKAGVKVVGHAWRVEAIVSQGGPTASVSAAPVQGVPEPPMGDEPDDDAGEDRRALSAEQAAGSVAAGERPTAHVAREALRQAATEPGQQPQRPDPFAADAEAHPDDPDVESVGLSGAELLQRELGATIIDEIRHDG